In the Mya arenaria isolate MELC-2E11 chromosome 11, ASM2691426v1 genome, one interval contains:
- the LOC128209160 gene encoding putative transferase CAF17 homolog, mitochondrial — protein sequence MGFQLILRTARTKIKLLKFSHINARNLSTSSGRVEVYQLRSRGIVKVKGSDAVPFLQGLITNDVSLLGVDGKAQYSMLLNVQGRVLYDLFLYDVSESHVDRTILMDCDRSLLKKVMSDISRYKIRKKVTLEDASEKLNVFTTLNGDHVDGGLVATADPRVPSFGSRVIAEGVPDSWCVVSDETGYHERRLQWGIPEGPLDIPHGVALPLESNLVYMNGVNFSKGCYLGQELTARTHHTGVTRKRLMPLIFDGNLDAIEPGQNIQNDQNKSVGKFRSVVGQYGLGLMRVKEISGDLTVTSKSGKVISVRAEQPAWWPVE from the exons TTTTCGCATATAAATGCAAGAAATCTCTCCACATCATCGGGTAGAGTAGAAGTGTATCAACTACGATCCCGAGGTATAGTGAAGGTGAAGGGGTCAGATGCAGTCCCATTTCTTCAGGGCCTTATTACAAATGATGTCTCGTTGCTTGGTGTAGATGGAAAGGCTCAATATTCAATGCTATTGAATGTACAG GGTCGGGTGCTGTATGATCTGTTTCTGTATGATGTGAGTGAAAGCCATGTGGATCGTACCATACTAATGGATTGCGACAGGTCACTGCTAAAAAAAGTCATGTCTGACATCAGCAGATACAAGATCAGGAAAAAG GTCACTTTGGAAGATGCCAGTGAAAAGTTGAATGTTTTCACAACACTAAATGGTGACCACGTTGATGGAGGGTTAGTAGCAACTGCCGACCCAAGGGTTCCTTCATTTGGCTCCAGGGTGATTGCTGAGg GTGTCCCAGATAGCTGGTGTGTTGTCAGTGATGAGACAGGTTACCATGAGCGACGCCTTCAATGGGGGATCCCTGAAGGCCCCCTTGATATTCCACATGGGGTGGCTTTACCTCTAGAGAGCAACCTTGTCTACATGAATGGGG TGAATTTTTCGAAAGGCTGTTATCTAGGCCAGGAACTTACAGCCAGGACCCACCATACTGGTGTAACCAGGAAAAGACTCATGCCTTTGATATTTGATGG GAATCTTGATGCAATTGAACCAGGACAAAATATACagaatgatcaaaataaaagtGTTGGAAAATTCCGCAGTGTCGTTGGACAATATGGCCTTGGTTTGATGAGGGTGAAAGAGATTTCAGGAGACTTGACTGTAACCTCGAAGTCTGGTAAAGTGATCAGTGTTAGAGCAGAGCAGCCCGCCTGGTGGCCTGTGGAGTAG
- the LOC128207541 gene encoding uncharacterized protein LOC128207541 → MEFKILYVVLLLVLGLEGTDLAVSGIQSVADCPERGYDDHGYWTVSDKDLSRRCLLKCYPGYEPDACHVLRRQGDRWNTEKMPHCVKIPWVRWSTLGKIVAGVAAGAGAVVAAPVVLGAAGFTSAGVAAGSIAAGLQGAQVAAGSAFALAQSAGAAGITAGTNAAIGSTVGSAVATAASYFWGEACEPE, encoded by the exons atggaATTCAAAATTCTGTACGTAGTTTTACTGCTTGTGCTTGGATTGGAAGGGACGGATTTGGCTGTGTCTGGAATCCAGTCGGTTGCAGATTGCCCAG AGAGAGGATACGATGACCATGGCTATTGGACAGTAAGTGACAAAGATCTTTCCCGAAGGTGCCTTCTGAAGTGTTACCCGGGTTACGAGCCAGACGCCTGTCACGTGTTACGTCGCCAAGGAGATCGCTGGAACACGGAAAAGATGCCACATTGCGTCAAAA TTCCATGGGTAAGATGGAGCACTCTTGGAAAGATCGTTGCTGGTGTAGCAGCGGGAGCTGGGGCGGTCGTCGCCGCTCCTGTAGTGCTTGGAGCTGCTGGCTTCACTTCCGCCGGCGTGGCTGCTGGATCCATAGCTGCAGGGCTACAG GGTGCACAAGTTGCCGCCGGAAGTGCTTTTGCGCTTGCGCAGAGTGCAGGAGCTGCGGGGATCACTGCGGGGACAAATGCAGCTATTGGGTCAACGGTGGGCAGTGCCGTGGCGACTGCAGCGAGCTATTTTTGGGGAGAGGCTTGTGAGCCGGAATAG